Part of the Myxococcus fulvus genome, GAAGTCCACCTTCGCGCGCCTGTCGCAGGCCCTGGCCGAGCCCGAGCTCGCCGAGGCCGCGGGGCTCACCCCCGTGGAGCTGGAGGCCATCCGCGCCTCCGTGCCCTGGACGCGCCTGTTCCGCGCGGGCCCGACGACGGGACCGGATGGGACGAAGCTGGACGACGTGGTGGCGGAGGTGGCGCGCAACCCCGCCCGCTTCGTGCTCAAGCGGGCGTGGGACTACGGCGGCAAGGCCGTCTTCCTCGGTCGCTCGGCGGGCACGGTGCCGTACGTCGAGCGCGTGACGGCGGCGTACGGCGAGCCCCTGGGCTGGCCGGAGCTGTGCGCGCGCGCGGCGAGCGACCCGACGGGCGGCGGCTTCGTGGTGCAGGAGATCGTCGACTCTCCTCCCGAGGACCACCTGCTGGTGGAGCCCCACGGGACGGTGCTGCCCACGTCGTTCTTCGTGGACTACTCGGCCTACGCGTCCGTGGGGCTGTCGAAGCAGCCCGCATGGGGTGGCGTGTGCCGGGGCTCCATGGCGGAAATCGTGAATATCGTGGGCGGCGGCGGCGTGCTGCCCCTCATCACCACCGAGGTCGCCTCGAAGCTTTTGCTCGCGTGGAAGGCGATTTAAGGGAGGGCCTCAGCCAGGGTCCGCGCACGCCCGGGTCGAAGACGCTATAAGCAGTGGCGCCGCCGGGGCAGCTCCCGGCGCGAAAGGATACGATTCAAATGGCCTGGGAAACTTCCGGATGGCAGACGGCCGAGAGCGACTCGGTCAACTCCGTCCTGGTGCAGGAGTCGAAGCGCGCGTTCATGACGCGCGTGCATGGTTGGATGTTCGCGGGGCTGCTGCTCACGGGCGTGATGGCCCTGGTGACGCTGAGCAACGAGGCGCTCCTGCGCACGGTGCTCGAGTGGCGGTTCGGGTTCATGATCGCGCAGCTGGGCGCGGTGTTCGCGCTGTCGTTCCTGGCGCCCCGCCTGTCGGGCCCGGCGGCCGCGGCCCTGTTCCTGGGCTACTCCGCGCTCACGGGGATGACGTTCTCCATCCTCTTCCTCGTCTACACGGCGGGCAGCATCGCGCAGGCGTTCTTCCTGACGGCGGGCGTCTACGGCGCCATGGCGCTGTACGGCACGGTGACCAAGAAGGACCTGAGCGCCTGGGGCACGTTCCTCTTCATGGGCCTCATCGGCGTGGTGCTGGCCGGCCTGGTCAACCTCTTCATGCGCAGTGACATGATGTCGTTCGTCATCGCCTGCGCGTCCGTCCTCGTGTTCGCGGGCCTGACGGCGTACGACACGCAGAAGCTGCGGGAGATGCACGCCAACACCGGCTACAGCAGCGCGGCCACGGTGAGCATCGTCGGCGCGCTGACGCTGTACCTGGACTTCATCAACCTGTTCCTCGCCATCCTCCGGTTGCTCGGCCGCCGTCGGTAGTCAGGCAAGCGACAACCCTCCGTTCGCGACGAGCGGCGGCACGGCCCATGTGGGCACGTGTCGCCGCTTTTTTATTGGGGCGTGTTTGACCCGATTGCCGGCCCTCCCTGCTCCATCCGTGGATACAGGAGGAAACCGCAATGCAGAGGTCCCTCGCATCATCCCTCGTCGCGCTGTCCCTGTTGTCCTCGAGCCTGGCGTCCGCGCACGGCTCCATGGAGGTGCCGCTCAGCCGCGTCTACAGCTGCTTCAAGGAAGGGCCGGAGACGCCCAAGTCCGCGGCGTGCAAGGCCGCCATCCAGAGCGGAGGCACCCAGGCGCTCTATGACTGGAACGGTGTCCGGCAGGGCAACGCCAACGGCCGCCACCGCGAGCTCATCGCCGACGGCAAGCTGTGCAGCGCGGCCAACGAGAGCCACCGGGGCCTGGACCTGGCCCGCACGGACTGGCCCGCGACGCTCATCTCCCCGGACTCCAACAACCGCTTCGACTTCGTCTTCCACGCGACGGCGGTGCACGCGACGGCGTACTTCCACCTCTACGTCACGAAGGAGGGCTACAACCCGGCGCTGCCGCTGAAGTGGTCGGACCTGGAGGCCTCGCCCTTCTGCACGCTGACGGCGCCGTCCGCCCCGCAGAACAACCGCTACCGCTTCACCTGTCCGTTCCCCCAGGGGCGCACCGGCCAGCACGTCGTCTACGCCATCTGGCAGCGCTCCGACAGCCCGGAGGCCTTCTACGCGTGCACGGACGTGAAGTTCAGCAACACGCCCCCGCCGCCCACCACGTGGAAGGAGCTGGGCGCGGTGCAGGCGCGCGAGGACCTGGCCGCGCAGAGCAAGGTGACGCTGCGCCTGTTCGACAGCGGCGGCCGTGACGCGGAGACGCACCCGCTGACGCTCTCCACCGCGACGCCCGCGGCCACGTGGATCTACCAGCTGGCCCAGCAGGTGAACGCCACCTCCAGCCGGGTGCAGGTGGGTGAGCTGCAGACGAACGGCACCGTGCGTCCCGTCAACAGCGCCACCGCGAACCGCGTCTACTCGCGCGAGGCGAGCGACTCGTTCCAGCTCGACATCGAGAAGCCCACGGGCGGCGGCGGCGGCGGGGATCCGGCGCAGTTCAAGTATCCCAATGGCATCGACAGCTACGTGGCGGGAACGCTCGTGGAGGGGACCAACGGCAGCATCTACCGGTGCAAGCCCTTCCCCTACTCCGGCTGGTGCAAGGGCTCCGCGCCGTACTACGCGCCCGGCACGGGCAGCCACTGGAGCGACGCGTGGGAGTTCGTGCGCTGAAGAAGCGCCTGGGCTCGGCCCCGAAGCGATGACGTAGAGGACGGGCGGGGAGTTGCCGGGGCCATGCGCCTTGCGTCAGCTCCCCGCTTTCTCCTTGCGGGAGAACGGCATCAGGAGCCGGTCCACGGGGCGACCATTCATCAGGTGCTCCTCGACAATCTCCGGCACGTCCTCCACCTTCACGCCCGCGTACCAGGAGCCCTCGGGATAGACGACGACGGAGACGCCGAAGGCGCAGGTGTCGAGGCACCCCGCGGCGTTGGCGCGCATGCGCCCCTTCACCCCGCGCTTGTCGAGCTCCTCCTTGAACGCGGCGCGCACCTCCTCCGCGCCCTTGGTGGCGCAACACCCCTTGGGGTGTCCGTCCGGTCGACGGTTGGTGCAGACGAACACATGGCGCTGGAAGGGAGGAGGCATCCTGGCCTCCTAACGCGCCAGATGTCCGAAATCGACCCCCACCTGCCCCCTCGCCGACGGGACTGTCGAGCGGGAGGCGCGCGGATCATCGCGCCCCTTGTGGCATCGCGGATCCGATGCACAGACTTTCAGCAAACGTCCCCCAGTGATCACGCCCGTTTGCATCGGAGTGACGATACATGTCTCGCACGCTGTTATCAGTCACCGTAGAGCCTGGCTTGCGATGCTGGCGCCAAGGGTCTAGATCCGCCCTTGCACGTCCGCCGAGCTACAGGTCGCTACGTCTCCTGCCCGCACTGGCGGCGGCGGGATAGACCCCATTCTGTAGTGTGTGAGCTTTATCCCAGCACTACAAATTGGGTGGACGCTGTTCCTTGATCAGCCGGGGCGAAGGGCGTATTGATCCCGCCCGCTCGGTCTTCGGCCGAGCAATCTCCACAACGGAAGTCCGGGGTGATGAGCCCCCAGCAACGCTTCGCGAGCCTGCTCCGGAGTCGCTCACGCTTGCCCGCGTGACGTCCCTGGAACCTTCGGAATCTCGCGCGCTTAGCGCTGTGCAAAATTTTGCATTCCAACTCAGAGTGAACCCGGAGGGTGGCGACATGGAGAAGGAACTGAGTTCGAAGGCCCTGATCAACGGCAAGGAGCGCCGTGCGGCACGCAGCAAGCCGAAGGGGGTTTCGACGGGGCTGGGCCTGGAGCGCTACTTCACGACGCCGGGTGTGGACCCCGCGGACGAGCTGGCGTGGGAGTACCGCAGCGCGAGCATCACCGGCGAGGACGGCAAGGCCGTCTTCGAGCAGAAGAACATCGAGGTCCCCCGCTCCTGGTCGATGCTGGCCACCAACGTCGTCGCCTCGAAGTATTTCCGCGGCACGCCGGGGACGCCCGAGCGCGAGACGAGCGTGCGCAAGCTGGTGGCGCGCGTGGTGGACACCCTCACCCGCTGGGGCGTGGAGGGCGGCTACTTCGCCACCGACGTGGACAAGGAGACCTTCCACGCCGAGCTGACGCACCTGCTGCTGCGGCAGAAGGCCTCGTTCAACTCTCCCGTCTGGTTCAACGTCGGCGTGGAGGCGCAGCCCCAGTGCTCGGCGTGCTTCATCAACAGCGTGGATGACTCCATGGAGTCCATCCTCACGCTGGCCCGTACGGAGGGCATGCTCTTCAAGTACGGCAGCGGCACCGGCAGCAACCTCTCCACCATCCGGGGCAGCAAGGAGCTGCTCGCGGGCGGAGGCACCGCGTCCGGCCCGGTGTCGTTCATGCGCGGCTTCGACGCCTTCGCCGGCGTCATCAAGAGTGGCGGCAAGACGCGCCGCGCGGCGAAGATGGTCATCCTGAACGCGGACCACCCGGACGTGCTCGAGTTCATCCGGTGCAAGTCCGCCGAGGAGAAGAAGGCCTGGGCGCTCATCGAGGCCGGGTATGACCCGTCCTTCAACGGTGAGGCCTATGCCTCGGTGTTCTTCCAGAACTCCAACAACTCCGTGCGCGTCACCGACGACTTCATGAAGGCCGTCGTCTCGGATGGTCCCTGGCAGACCCGCGCCGTGCGCGACGGTTCTCCCCTGGACACCTACCGGGCGCGGGATGTGTTCCGCGAAATCGCCGAGGCCGCGCACCTGTGCGGCGACCCGGGCATGCAGTTCGACACCACCGTGAACGGCTGGCACACGTGCTCGACCACGGCGCGCATCAACGCGTCGAACCCGTGCTCCGAGTACATGTTCCTGGACGATTCGGCGTGCAACCTGGCGTCGCTGAACCTGATGCACTTCCGCGACATCGCGGGCGACTTCGATGTGGCCGCTTTCAAGCACGCCGTCGACGTCATGCTCATGGCGCAGGAGATCATCGTCGGGTTCTCGCGCTACCCCACCGAGCGCATCGCCAAGAACAGCCACGACTACCGGCCGCTGGGCCTGGGCTTCGCGAACCTGGGCGCGCTGCTGATGGCGTCCGGCCTGCCGTATGACTCGGACGCGGGCCGCAACTACGCGGCCGCCATCACCTCGCTGATGTGCGGTGAGGCGTATGCGATGAGCGCGCGACTGGCCGAGAAGCAGGGCCCCTTCGCTGGCTACGCGAAGAACGCCGAGCCCATGCTCGGGGTCATCCGCAAGCACCGCAAGGCCGCCTACAGCGTCCCGCAGATGGGCGTCACGGCCGATCTGCACGCCGCGCAGAAGGCCGCGTGGGACTCGGCGCTCGCCCTCGGTGAGGCCCATGGGTTCCGCAACAGCCAGGTCACCGTGCTCGCCCCCACGGGCACCATCGGCTTCATGATGGACTGCGACACCACCGGCATCGAGCCCGACATCGCCCTCATCAAGTACAAGAAGCTGGTCGGCGGCGGGATGCTCAAAATCGTCAACCAGACGGTGCCCCAGGCCCTCGAGAAGCTGGGTTACCCCCAGACGCAGGCCCAGGACATCGTCGCCGCCCTGGACAAGGCGGACACCATCGAGGGCGCGCCTCACCTCAAGCCCGAGCACCTGTCCGTCTTCGACTGCGCCTTCAAGCCCGCCAACGGCTCTCGCAGCATCCACTGGATGGGCCACATCCAGATGATGGAGGCCTGCCAGCCCTTCCTCTCCGGCGCCATCTCCAAGACGGTCAACATGCCGTCCGACTCCACCGTGGAGGACATCGAGAAGGCCTACATGGAGTCGTGGAAGCGGGGCCTCAAGGCCGTCGCCGTCTATCGCGATGGCTGCAAGCGCACCCAGCCTCTCAACACGTCGAAGGCCGGCGTGAAGGACACGCGCAAGGCCGAGGCGGCCCCCGCGGTGGAGCCGGCCGTGAAGCCGGAGCCTCGCGCGGTGCGCCGTCGCCTGCCGGACGAGCGCCGCTCCATCACCCACAAGTTCTCGATTGGCGGCCACGAGGGCTACCTCACGGTGGGCATGTACGAGGATGGCTCGCCGGGCGAGCTGTTCATCGTCATGGCGAAGGAGGGCTCGGTGGTGAGCGGGTTGATGGACAGCTTCGCCACCAGCATCTCGCTCGCGCTCCAGTACGGCGTCCCGCTGAAGGTCATGGTGGACAAGCTGAGCCACACCCGCTTCGAGCCGAGCGGCTTCACGGGCAACCCCGCCATTCCCATCGCCAAGTCCATCACCGACTACATCTTCCGGTGGCTCGAGCTGAAGTTCCTGCCGAGCGAGGACCTGGTGGAGGACGCGGTCCTGTCTCGCGCGGATGGTGCGTCCACGCAGCCCGCCCTGCCCGCCCAGGTGGCCTCGCTGTCGCTCCCGTCGACGAATACTCGCGCGACATGGCTCAACCAGGCGGATGCCCCGCCCTGCCACACCTGCGGCGCCATCATGGTCCGCAGCGGCGCTTGCTATAAGTGCGGCAACTGCGGCGCGACCAGCGGCTGCAGCTGAACCTCACGCGATGAGCTGACGCACCCGAGGGCTCCGGAGCGCTGCTTCCGGGGCCCTCGCTGTTTTCCGCTCGCGGCTGCCGCGGCACGGGTTGGCAGGTGCTGCGCTCACTCCGCCCGGGTCGCGGGCAGCCGGTCGTAGACCTCCGACGCCTTCGCGGACACTCGCGTCAGCTCGTCGAGCGTCGTGGTGGCCACGTGCGCGCCTCCCGAATCCGCGACGACGAACGCGACGGGACGCCCTCGGGCGCGGATGGGGACGACGAGCAGGTGTGACGTGGGTCCGCCGAGCGCGGCGAAGATGGCCTCGTCCTGGACGCATGATGGCGCATCGAAGCTGCTGGGCCCCAACTGGCCGAGCGCGGACACGAGCAGCGACGGGGCCTCCAGGTCCACCTTGAGCGAGGCCACCGCGGGGCTGTCACTCCCCGGCCCCCATGCATGGCCGACGCGCACGAGCCCGAAGCTCTCCCCGAGCAGGAAGGCTCGCTGGAATCGACCCGCGCAGTAGGCGATCAACACCTTGCCGAGCACGCCTTGTGAGCCGACGTCATCGAGCGCGGTGAGGACCTGGTCCGCGGAGACCTTGGGGCCGTCGTGGCTCGCGTCCGGAGTGGACTCGTCGGCCGCGGCCAGCAGGGTCGCCAGGGCCTCCGAGGGAGCACGGGCCTGGGGCTGCCAGGGCTGCTGGATGAAGTCCCAGGCGGAGGCGAGGGGAAGCTCCGTGGTGGCACCCGCTGGCGCCGCCGCGCGAGCGTTGCCCTCGAGGTCCACCGCGCGGTCCTCCCACGTGCTCTCCGCGGAGTGACCGATGGTTCCGTTGCCTTCGGCGCCCTGCCACCCGACGAACTCCCACGTCGACGCGAGCTGCATCGGTGCATCGTCCGCGGCCGGCAGCTCGTCCAACTCGATGGCCGCGCGGCGCGGAGGGACGGGCCTGGGCGACGGCTCGGTGGGCGTGGGCTCCGCGTCGGGCACCTGGGGCTCGCGCAGTGCAATCACCTCGGCGCCCGCGTGGGCGACGGGTGCGGCATCGACAGGTGACGGTGACTCCACGGGAGGCGAAGCCACGGTCGCGGAGCCGGAGGGCTCGCCGTGGGATGCGAGCATCGTCCCCGCGGCTTCGATCGTCAGGGTCTCCCCCACGTCACCCTCGACGGGCACGGCGGCCGGAGCGCTCGAGTCAATCGCGGGGGATGACGTGTCCTGGTCAACCTGGCTCGCGTCACCGAGCGTCGCCTTCATCAGCTTCCAGTGCTCGACCGACGGCGCCTCCGTGCTGTCGGAGGTGGAGGCTCCTGAGTGCTCGGGCGCGGGGACCTCCGTCGATGCTGGGAGTTCAGCGTGAGGCTTCACCTCGGATTCGTCGAGGTAGGCCACCGCAGTGGACGACTGGACCTCGGGAGCGCTCGACGGCTCTTCGTTGCGCGTCCCTCTCGCGTCGTTCGATAGCGCGGCGGTCTGGAGCTCTCGCGCAGCCGACTCGGTGGTCGATGCGGGAGACACCTCTGCCTCGGTGCTGACATCGGACTGCGTGGAGGCGGAAGAGAGCTCGACGCTCGATTCGGACGCCGCGGCCTCCGTGGACCGCACCTCGCGCGCAATGGGCTCCGCATCCTCGGAATCCCCCGTGACCTTCGACTCCGACTGCGCGACATCACCCCAGTCATCAAGCGGGCTCGCGTCCTGGCCGGTGCTACGTGCATCCGACACCGAAGGTTGACGATGAGAAGCCTCGACACCCGAGTCGACATCGACCGTGGGAAGCGAGCTGCCGTGTGCTGTCTGCGACTCGATCGAGAACGGCGCGGAGGCAATCACCGACGCGAGGGCCACGTCCGAGACCGTCTCGGCGCCAGTGGGTGCGGGCCCGTCCAGCGCGGTCGCCTCGGAGCCCGCGGTGGACGGGGCCACCGCCGCGCGCTCCTCGACTTCTTCACGAGTGGAGAGACGAACCACCTCGGCATCCCCGGGGGCCGACGACGTGGCTTGCGGTGCTGTCTCATCCTTGTCCGTGGGAGCAGCGTGCTCCTCGACTTGCGCCAAGGCAGGGACATCGGTCGTCGCAGCCGTGCCCTCTCCTTCAAGGAGTTGGGACGCGCGAGACGTGGCACCGGCCTCATTCGCTGAGGCGGGTTCGAACTCGGGGGTTGTGGCGACGGTCTCGCGTGAGGTGGATTCGTCGCTCGGCGCAGGCTCGATTCGAGCACTCGCGTCACCCACGCTCCACGGTGTCTCGGAGACTTCGGACGTCGTGGACGACGGGGATTCCTCCGCGGCCCGTTCCGAGGAAGGAAGTCCCTCCTCGGACACATTGCCCCGCGTCAGGTCACTCGCTGCATCGACGTTCAGCGAGGAGTCCGAGGGACGTTCCTGTGCCTCACCACCCTCGACTCGTGCATCCGAGCCCGCTTCCGTCGGAGGACTCGCCACGGCGACCGCATCGTCCAGACGCTCCGTGTTCGACGACGTGAGCCCCACCACTTGCGCCGATCCATCGTCGAGCGCACCGAGCGCCTCTTGAGAGACCTGGAGTACTCCAACCTCACGAACCGCACCGTCCGTGGCTTGCGCCTCGCGGCCTTCGGAAGCGCCGAGGGCCTCACTGGAGACTTCGAGCGAGCCTCCATCGAGGACCGCGTCAGCCACTGAGACATCAGGGCTCGAAGCGGACGCGCTGTCCTCCGTGGAGAGAATCTCCAGACCCGACTCTGTCTCCACGCGCGCGTCGAGTTCGCTCAGCGGAGCCTGAGAGACATCACTGACCGAAGGCGTTGCGAGTCCGATGCCCGGCGGAACGGAGCCGGCGGCCGCGGGCGGTGGTGCTCCTCTTGGAGCCATCCCCGGAGGTTGAGGCGCGGCGACTCCCTTCATGCCCGGAGGTTGCGGCTGCCCCATCGGCGGGCGCGGCGCGACACCACCCACGTCGGGATTCATTCCGCCCACGGGCTGCGGCGGACGCACCATTCCCGGCGGCGGTGGGCCTCCGGGTCCTCCGGTCATCGAGGGAGGTCGTCCCCCTTGCATTCCGGGAGGCATCGCTCCGTGCGGTGGTCCGGGGATCGTGGGGAAGCCCGGTCCCGAGGGAGGCCGCGCACCTGCCATGCCTGGAGGCACGGGGCCTTGTGGGGCCCCCATGCTCGGCATGCCTGGGCTCGAAGGACGCGTCCCCGCGACACCGGGAGGCACCGGTCCCTGAGGTCCCGGACCGCTCACTCCCTGCGGAGGACGAGGTCCCATCCCCGGAGGCCCGGGCACCGAGGGCACGCCCGTACGTGACGGAGGCCGTGCGCCCGTCATCCCAGGAGGCACGGGCCCCGACGGAGGCCGAGTGCCCATCATCCCAGGAGGTGCCGAGCCAGGACCGCTCACATTGCTCGGAGGCACGGAGCCCGGCCCCCCCATCATCCCCGGAGCAG contains:
- a CDS encoding vitamin B12-dependent ribonucleotide reductase, translating into MEKELSSKALINGKERRAARSKPKGVSTGLGLERYFTTPGVDPADELAWEYRSASITGEDGKAVFEQKNIEVPRSWSMLATNVVASKYFRGTPGTPERETSVRKLVARVVDTLTRWGVEGGYFATDVDKETFHAELTHLLLRQKASFNSPVWFNVGVEAQPQCSACFINSVDDSMESILTLARTEGMLFKYGSGTGSNLSTIRGSKELLAGGGTASGPVSFMRGFDAFAGVIKSGGKTRRAAKMVILNADHPDVLEFIRCKSAEEKKAWALIEAGYDPSFNGEAYASVFFQNSNNSVRVTDDFMKAVVSDGPWQTRAVRDGSPLDTYRARDVFREIAEAAHLCGDPGMQFDTTVNGWHTCSTTARINASNPCSEYMFLDDSACNLASLNLMHFRDIAGDFDVAAFKHAVDVMLMAQEIIVGFSRYPTERIAKNSHDYRPLGLGFANLGALLMASGLPYDSDAGRNYAAAITSLMCGEAYAMSARLAEKQGPFAGYAKNAEPMLGVIRKHRKAAYSVPQMGVTADLHAAQKAAWDSALALGEAHGFRNSQVTVLAPTGTIGFMMDCDTTGIEPDIALIKYKKLVGGGMLKIVNQTVPQALEKLGYPQTQAQDIVAALDKADTIEGAPHLKPEHLSVFDCAFKPANGSRSIHWMGHIQMMEACQPFLSGAISKTVNMPSDSTVEDIEKAYMESWKRGLKAVAVYRDGCKRTQPLNTSKAGVKDTRKAEAAPAVEPAVKPEPRAVRRRLPDERRSITHKFSIGGHEGYLTVGMYEDGSPGELFIVMAKEGSVVSGLMDSFATSISLALQYGVPLKVMVDKLSHTRFEPSGFTGNPAIPIAKSITDYIFRWLELKFLPSEDLVEDAVLSRADGASTQPALPAQVASLSLPSTNTRATWLNQADAPPCHTCGAIMVRSGACYKCGNCGATSGCS
- a CDS encoding lytic polysaccharide monooxygenase, with protein sequence MQRSLASSLVALSLLSSSLASAHGSMEVPLSRVYSCFKEGPETPKSAACKAAIQSGGTQALYDWNGVRQGNANGRHRELIADGKLCSAANESHRGLDLARTDWPATLISPDSNNRFDFVFHATAVHATAYFHLYVTKEGYNPALPLKWSDLEASPFCTLTAPSAPQNNRYRFTCPFPQGRTGQHVVYAIWQRSDSPEAFYACTDVKFSNTPPPPTTWKELGAVQAREDLAAQSKVTLRLFDSGGRDAETHPLTLSTATPAATWIYQLAQQVNATSSRVQVGELQTNGTVRPVNSATANRVYSREASDSFQLDIEKPTGGGGGGDPAQFKYPNGIDSYVAGTLVEGTNGSIYRCKPFPYSGWCKGSAPYYAPGTGSHWSDAWEFVR
- a CDS encoding (2Fe-2S) ferredoxin domain-containing protein, with the translated sequence MPPPFQRHVFVCTNRRPDGHPKGCCATKGAEEVRAAFKEELDKRGVKGRMRANAAGCLDTCAFGVSVVVYPEGSWYAGVKVEDVPEIVEEHLMNGRPVDRLLMPFSRKEKAGS
- a CDS encoding Bax inhibitor-1/YccA family protein, whose translation is MAWETSGWQTAESDSVNSVLVQESKRAFMTRVHGWMFAGLLLTGVMALVTLSNEALLRTVLEWRFGFMIAQLGAVFALSFLAPRLSGPAAAALFLGYSALTGMTFSILFLVYTAGSIAQAFFLTAGVYGAMALYGTVTKKDLSAWGTFLFMGLIGVVLAGLVNLFMRSDMMSFVIACASVLVFAGLTAYDTQKLREMHANTGYSSAATVSIVGALTLYLDFINLFLAILRLLGRRR